A window from Temnothorax longispinosus isolate EJ_2023e chromosome 1, Tlon_JGU_v1, whole genome shotgun sequence encodes these proteins:
- the LOC139817223 gene encoding uncharacterized protein has translation MSGAPARGTVPRRQRRHHHHHHHHHHHQKHQKRVRDEAPRDETLDEPEEKRPKINPIFLWASQREQRIVEVRCEDYDKRNRIKLTKTAQGWRSIPRTTSNGYAIAEAAVCKKTTPGMADTSPASSVSSNDEKENGKQCLQEPANATASSLRCHPRMYSPNGTTNGLLTGEGAGRKKQAERRGYDEETNRRGYSSPLRARDEINDDEGGEKNGEEGKNHEQSKLKDRLSSLKNKDRLNGWINLQRLQMDKLFQPRVVLELLQLSQLPESTHQNIVHHTRNKDATASEAKRIEENSERDEENEESTVAEEDEEEREEEVDNEEVEEEANSEKSNRINKAGIQDILNMIDATASPVLATDTPSADLPVDSTKTYEVLDEEQSAEREQVKDTELDDMKDRTRSISSYETEAVDQDGEIDDKLEVHEEKILEDCCLQEVEDKKIRVEDNLGLLSMKNNAETTANSCKVAEADGGFVLDRPKCGSDSLVTWRPSIPTEEEEAPDEPGEPMKLDYDSSKILDALRNTPGLSVSVMRTHTPEIGKSPIAPPARPPSKASSSSRSPDSQAECVEKLLKNANDFGRDGSPRNLPGLSIVIPSYRYKSVSGQLTASPNTKHRVESPESTVSFNKADVYPEEMKVDGFPHEEDGDEEEDEDDCDSQVLEDLRQQKADSLAYDGIDADYYNGPGTRSNQDDRKTPLENTKSDHAWIGSGRNSEAQAKGKYQDLEHFDEQVLEELRSRGTVVSPQPSGIPCSPASRRPSSAYLERLLPSPPCSVSCSEDAKSELTLKSILASSSCADPRDYDKAKEIVPIRSDQSVDQPISRPVHSSIDRNVRRTNQRGFQERLNVHSQEARNSGRPMSSGDIHSTFYAERAAPKRPMSAEWQPATGQRQKSQVAYYQKTVSKTRGHFTDQDQIICSTSSSMDKFLDPARQLRELIETVGHLIPDPLLVPRDYLPGLAAAPATEIPKLLSSRPELRLPEALTRPDLLRDPDLLVISLAHLQHVLDHGEGPVARSRHSSPQQPRVALNGAVNKGLSGSTNGNGVRGSGLTRTIITGGRPKLSCKPICTLMPMQPIDLSNGGRTRVNPYSPLLRVRSGLLKQEPEVSSTASSPDESQLWHPLFGSQKRQQQQQQQQQQQQQQPPQSQLQQQQQQPPPQSQLQQQQQQHASWHRTTLAS, from the coding sequence ATGAGCGGGGCCCCTGCGCGGGGCACAGTGCCCCGACGTCAAAGACGCCACCAtcatcaccaccaccaccaccatcatcATCAGAAGCATCAAAAGCGCGTCCGGGACGAAGCGCCGCGGGACGAGACGCTGGACGAGCCCGAGGAGAAGCGACCGAAGATCAACCCGATCTTCCTGTGGGCGTCGCAGCGCGAGCAGAGGATCGTCGAGGTGAGATGCGAGGATTACGACAAACGTAATCGCATCAAGCTCACCAAGACCGCGCAAGGATGGCGCTCGATACCGCGCACCACGTCCAACGGGTACGCGATTGCCGAAGCCGCCGTTTGCAAGAAGACGACGCCGGGCATGGCCGACACATCGCCGGCCTCCTCGGTCTCGTCCAACGACGAGAAGGAAAACGGCAAGCAATGTCTCCAAGAACCGGCAAACGCGACGGCGAGCTCCCTTCGATGCCATCCGCGAATGTATTCGCCGAACGGCACGACGAACGGTTTGCTTACTGGCGAAGGCGCAGGCAGAAAGAAGCAAGCGGAAAGAAGAGGTTACGATGAAGAGACGAATCGACGAGGATATTCCTCTCCCTTGAGGGCGCGCGATGAAATTAACGATGACGAGGGCGGAGAGAAAAATGGCGAGGAGGGTAAGAATCACGAGCAAAGCAAGCTGAAGGATCGTCTGTCCAGCTTGAAGAATAAGGATAGATTGAACGGCTGGATCAACCTGCAGAGATTGCAGATGGACAAGCTGTTCCAGCCGCGCGTCGTGCTGGAACTGCTGCAACTGTCGCAACTCCCCGAGAGCACGCATCAAAATATCGTTCACCATACGAGAAATAAGGACGCGACGGCGAGTGAGGCGAAGCGGATAGAGGAAAATAGCGAGCGGGACGAGGAGAACGAGGAGAGCACCGTGGCGGAAGAAGATGAggaggaaagagaggaagaggtgGACAAcgaggaggtggaggaggaggcGAATAGCGAGAAATCGAATCGGATAAACAAGGCGGGTATTCAGGACATATTGAACATGATAGACGCCACGGCCTCGCCCGTTCTCGCCACTGATACTCCCAGCGCCGATCTACCGGTGGACTCCACTAAGACCTACGAGGTCCTCGACGAGGAGCAATCCGCTGAGAGAGAGCAAGTCAAGGACACGGAGCTCGACGATATGAAGGATCGAACGAGGAGCATATCCAGTTACGAGACCGAGGCCGTCGACCAAGACGGTGAGATCGACGATAAGCTGGAGGTGCACGAAGAAAAGATCCTGGAGGATTGCTGCCTGCAGGAGGTAGAGGACAAGAAAATCCGAGTAGAGGACAATCTCGGGCTGCTCTCGATGAAGAATAACGCCGAGACGACTGCGAATTCCTGCAAAGTCGCCGAGGCCGACGGCGGTTTCGTCCTCGATCGACCGAAATGCGGATCGGACTCTCTCGTCACGTGGAGGCCGAGCATACCGACTGAGGAAGAGGAGGCGCCGGACGAGCCCGGCGAGCCGATGAAGCTCGATTACGACAGCTCGAAGATCCTCGACGCCCTGAGGAATACGCCGGGGCTCTCGGTGTCCGTAATGAGGACCCACACGCCTGAAATCGGTAAGAGTCCGATCGCGCCGCCCGCGAGACCACCCTCAAAGGCATCCTCGTCGAGCAGATCGCCAGATTCTCAAGCGGAATGTGTCGAGAAGCTGCTGAAGAACGCGAACGACTTTGGTCGCGACGGCTCCCCTCGCAATCTGCCGGGTCTATCGATCGTTATACCGAGCTACCGCTACAAGAGTGTCTCCGGCCAGCTAACAGCCTCGCCGAACACGAAGCATCGTGTCGAGTCGCCCGAGAGCACCGTTAGTTTCAACAAGGCCGACGTGTATCCGGAGGAAATGAAGGTGGACGGCTTTCCCCACGAGGAGGACGGGGACGAGGAGGAAGACGAGGACGACTGCGACTCGCAAGTTCTGGAAGATCTCAGACAGCAGAAGGCGGATTCACTGGCGTACGACGGTATCGACGCGGATTACTATAACGGGCCCGGTACCAGAAGCAATCAGGACGATCGCAAAACCCCGCTGGAGAACACGAAGAGCGATCACGCCTGGATCGGCTCTGGTAGAAACAGCGAGGCGCAGGCCAAAGGTAAATATCAAGATCTCGAGCACTTTGACGAGCAGGTCTTGGAGGAGCTGCGATCCCGCGGCACCGTGGTCTCGCCGCAGCCCAGTGGAATTCCTTGTTCTCCCGCGTCCAGGAGACCGTCGTCGGCATATCTCGAGAGGTTACTTCCTAGTCCGCCGTGTTCGGTTTCCTGCTCGGAGGACGCCAAAAGCGAATTGACGTTGAAGAGCATCTTGGCCTCGTCTAGCTGCGCGGATCCGCGGGATTATGACAAGGCGAAGGAGATAGTGCCGATCCGGTCCGATCAGAGCGTCGATCAGCCTATCTCTCGACCCGTGCACTCGAGCATCGATAGGAACGTGAGAAGAACTAATCAGCGCGGCTTCCAGGAACGTCTGAACGTTCACAGTCAGGAGGCGAGAAACTCCGGCCGGCCAATGTCCAGCGGCGATATCCACAGTACCTTTTATGCGGAACGCGCCGCGCCCAAGAGACCGATGTCCGCCGAGTGGCAACCAGCGACTGGACAACGGCAAAAGAGCCAGGTCGCCTATTACCAAAAAACCGTTAGTAAAACGAGGGGCCACTTCACCGATCAAGATCAGATCATCTGTTCCACGTCCAGCAGCATGGACAAATTCTTGGATCCGGCCAGACAGCTTCGCGAACTAATCGAGACTGTCGGCCACCTGATTCCCGATCCTCTCCTAGTACCTCGCGACTATTTGCCAGGTTTGGCTGCCGCGCCGGCGACAGAGATACCGAAATTACTGTCCAGCAGGCCCGAACTCAGGCTGCCCGAAGCCCTCACCAGGCCCGATCTTCTCCGGGACCCCGATCTGCTAGTGATATCGCTGGCGCATCTGCAGCATGTGCTGGACCACGGCGAAGGCCCGGTCGCCAGGTCGCGGCACTCGTCACCGCAGCAACCTAGAGTCGCCCTTAACGGTGCCGTTAACAAAGGACTGTCCGGTTCGACGAACGGGAATGGCGTGAGAGGCAGCGGACTCACCCGCACCATTATCACTGGTGGCAGGCCCAAACTCAGCTGCAAGCCGATCTGCACGCTGATGCCGATGCAGCCCATAGACCTATCGAACGGCGGGCGAACGCGCGTCAACCCCTATTCGCCCTTGCTTAGAGTTCGCAGTGGACTGCTCAAGCAGGAGCCGGAAGTGAGCTCTACCGCGAGCTCGCCGGATGAATCGCAGCTATGGCATCCGTTGTTCGGCAG